One region of Primulina tabacum isolate GXHZ01 chromosome 17, ASM2559414v2, whole genome shotgun sequence genomic DNA includes:
- the LOC142531896 gene encoding uncharacterized protein LOC142531896 — protein sequence MSIFMCTSFYEVIPTLDDVRLEISNLVGLPEIRAQLDTIVEIILDAEKHESCGFTVIPPKPFHMVFVGNNGTGKSTVARIIGKLFYLAGVLPSFCATEMQGNQKMKDAGGSVLVVNIDEEDPINSNTVDDIMALMDEGDTSVIFTGTCKALNQYMKFNNELYKRFSARLQFDDFTCEELAMIIQKKANIKGEDSLTDGFELDASCTTDNIAELIADVTPANLRSMLNAHILDQMLIESKKIHLDSGFGQNPGESIISLTDLALGIQNGAQIYMKLLNL from the exons ATGTCGATTTTCATGTGTACTTCGTTTTACGAAGTGATTCCAACA TTGGATGATGTTCGGCTAGAAATCTCCAATCTTGTTGGATTACCAGAGATCAGGGCTCAGTTGGATACGATTGTGGAGATCATACTCGACGCGGAGAAGCATGAGAGTTGTGGGTTTACGGTTATACCCCCGAAACCTTTTCATATGGTGTTCGTTGGGAACAATGGAACAG GAAAGTCCACGGTAGCTCGAATTattggaaaattattttatttggctGGAGTATTACCCTCTTTCTGTGCGACAGAAATGCAAGGAAATCAAAAG ATGAAAGATGCAGGTGGAAGTGTATTAGTCGTGAACATTGATGAAGAAGATCCCATCAATTCTAACACCGTGGATGATATCATGGCCTTAATGGATGAGGGCGACACATCGGTTATATTTACTGGAACTTGCAAGGCCCTGAATCAGTACATGAAGTTTAATAACGAGCTGTACAAAAGATTCTCTGCACGGTTGCAATTTGACGACTTCACCTGCGAAGAACTTGCCATGATTATTCAGAAAAAGGCCAACATTAAAGGGGAGGACAGCCTAACAGATGGGTTTGAATTGGATGCTTCATGCACCACCGACAACATAGCTGAATTAATAGCTGATGTTACTCCGGCAAATCTACGCAGCATGCTTAATGCTCATATTCTCGATCAGATGCTAATAGAGTCAAAAAAGATACATTTAGATagtggatttggacaaaacccagGTGAAAGTATAATCTCTTTGACGGATTTAGCTCTCGGTATACAGAACGGGGCTCAGATCTATATGAAGttgctaaacttgtga